The following proteins are encoded in a genomic region of Reichenbachiella sp.:
- a CDS encoding RagB/SusD family nutrient uptake outer membrane protein, protein MKNTKYIYILLLTVMAMSCDVLDQEPQSSVATSEAIVDLQSAESAVNGLYDAMQDGDLYGGRGILATEMLAENSAATGFQAFWAELESGSVTPSNFHFEDYWVSAYHAINSANAIISAVPKVDGIEEEDQNRMLGTAYFFRAYTFFDLLRQHGEFFDNASEFGIPVPLEPSLEVKETPRSTVAASYQQITDDLTDAIALLENQNDRFYASKAAAQALMARVALYQGDYTTAASMASDVIGNSTYNLADDYNEVFTTEGADESIMELNFIALDDPNAWSIEMYTTPPEVAVSDGLVDFLTTSGNAERGLLFEEIDGYNRCAKYGRAREDEGTNTILFRLSEMYLIRAEALAMQTGGTPDDALPDLNAVRNRAGLTNLSSFVSDDAMVTALLNERRAEFAFEGHYWFDMVRLGRFESITGRAAFRGVNPIPQREMNITNDVMVQNPGY, encoded by the coding sequence ATGAAAAATACTAAATACATATACATATTATTATTGACTGTCATGGCTATGTCCTGTGATGTTTTGGATCAAGAGCCACAGTCAAGCGTTGCTACCTCTGAAGCTATTGTCGATTTGCAGTCGGCAGAGTCTGCCGTCAATGGCTTGTATGATGCCATGCAGGATGGTGATCTCTATGGCGGCAGAGGAATATTAGCCACAGAAATGTTGGCAGAAAACTCTGCAGCTACAGGCTTTCAAGCTTTTTGGGCGGAGTTGGAGTCAGGAAGTGTGACACCATCCAATTTTCATTTCGAAGATTATTGGGTTTCTGCCTATCACGCGATCAATTCAGCCAATGCCATTATCAGCGCAGTACCAAAAGTGGACGGCATTGAGGAGGAAGATCAAAACAGAATGCTGGGAACAGCTTACTTCTTTAGAGCGTACACCTTTTTTGATTTGTTGCGACAGCATGGTGAGTTTTTTGACAACGCTTCTGAATTTGGAATTCCAGTACCATTGGAGCCTTCTCTTGAAGTGAAAGAAACGCCAAGGAGTACCGTTGCTGCCAGCTATCAGCAGATCACGGATGATCTTACTGATGCCATAGCCTTGCTAGAGAATCAAAATGATAGATTTTATGCATCAAAGGCGGCAGCACAGGCATTGATGGCGAGAGTGGCCTTATACCAGGGTGATTATACGACAGCAGCTAGCATGGCTTCTGATGTTATTGGCAATAGTACTTATAATCTGGCTGATGATTACAATGAAGTATTTACTACGGAAGGGGCTGATGAGTCAATCATGGAGTTGAACTTTATTGCGCTTGACGACCCTAATGCATGGTCAATAGAGATGTACACTACGCCTCCTGAAGTAGCGGTTAGTGATGGTCTGGTAGATTTTTTAACTACTAGTGGAAACGCAGAGCGAGGGTTGCTTTTCGAAGAAATTGATGGTTACAATCGATGTGCGAAATATGGCAGGGCCAGAGAAGACGAAGGAACGAATACCATCTTGTTTAGGCTGTCAGAAATGTACCTGATCAGAGCGGAAGCTTTGGCGATGCAGACTGGCGGTACTCCTGATGATGCATTACCGGATTTGAATGCCGTAAGAAATCGTGCCGGATTGACCAATTTGAGTTCATTCGTGTCTGATGATGCTATGGTCACTGCTTTGTTGAATGAAAGAAGAGCAGAGTTTGCTTTTGAAGGACACTACTGGTTTGATATGGTCAGATTGGGAAGATTCGAGAGTATCACCGGGCGTGCCGCCTTCCGTGGCGTGAATCCGATTCCACAGCGCGAGATGAATATCACCAATGATGTGATGGTTCAAAATCCAGGTTATTAA
- a CDS encoding TonB-dependent receptor, giving the protein MKKIFTGMLLMLGVLTNSLAQSTISGTVISSEDNAGIPGVNVQLKGANVGTITDIDGAYQLKVDSPDQATLIFSFIGMATQEVNVNGRSVIDITLEPDAQELEEIVVVGYGTQKKSSVTSSISTVDAEVLANVPGAYSFESALQGQTPGLNISSGSGTPGAAININIRGVTSIGASSQPLFVVDGVPMVSRNNSALNSNIAPVNPMADINTNDIESVTVLKDAAASAIYGSRGANGVILITTKRGQVGKTKFNAGYYTGISQISNTPELMSSKQWIEFMNVAAVNDGLGENYWNSTLGDPNDPNLPNYNAYDYIFRTGITHNADISMQGGNEKTKFFFSGNYYNQEGIQVGTNFERMTARMNLDHSVSDKVGIGTNVMVSRTNHERTINENDEYGVVINAQAWDPTAPLKDENGAYTDPFSYNGWWALENPLYIAEQYINDGTTDRVLASTYLTVDIIKGLTFKSMWSVDASGLTEESFTPAGGKETAVGEGIYATYDQTTWLGENTLTYDTHLGADHHLNVIGGYTLQQSRAEFSEITGNGFPSNRIIKISSAANTTGSSDETSYGFQSFLGRVNYDYKGRYLVSGSVRADGSSRFGANKKYGVFPSVSVGWQISNEGFMDEIVDVVSNLKLRASYGTIGNAEIGNFRWRGVYNLSSPYNGNGGSSPDVLENPDLSWEKTTQLNVGLDLGLFDGRFSFTADYFIKDTEDLLLETDVPGATGFASVTSNFGGIKNTGYELSANADVVRAGDFTWNVNVNFTQLKNEVIDVVNDGQVVSRNFVIQEGKPLSQLFLIEYLGVDPLTGDAVFEDINSDGLINLDDRQAVGSGIPTRFGGLNNSFSFKGFTLDVFFQYSGGNKIFNQSRHAYENYGSLQSGIPYGNQSVNSLDYWQQPGDITNIPRPSLTSPNDTDAQWQRFSTQYLEDGEFVRLKNVKLTYNFPSNWVSKIGLTSARLYVQGRNLKTWTKYLGFDPEVSANMSSQGDLNTLQGEDFGTLGQARTYSIGINVGF; this is encoded by the coding sequence ATGAAAAAAATTTTTACAGGAATGTTATTAATGCTTGGTGTTTTGACCAATAGTTTGGCTCAGAGCACCATATCAGGGACCGTAATCTCTTCTGAAGATAATGCCGGAATCCCTGGGGTAAACGTGCAGCTCAAAGGAGCCAATGTAGGCACGATTACAGACATCGATGGGGCTTATCAGTTAAAAGTAGACAGCCCTGATCAAGCTACTTTGATATTTTCTTTTATTGGCATGGCTACTCAGGAAGTGAATGTCAATGGTCGCTCGGTGATCGATATCACCCTGGAGCCAGACGCTCAAGAGCTGGAAGAAATCGTGGTGGTGGGCTATGGTACGCAGAAAAAATCTAGCGTGACCAGCTCTATTTCTACAGTAGATGCTGAAGTATTGGCCAATGTGCCTGGTGCTTACAGTTTTGAATCAGCCCTGCAAGGGCAGACACCAGGATTGAATATCTCAAGTGGATCTGGCACACCCGGAGCTGCAATTAATATCAACATTCGTGGGGTCACCTCTATAGGCGCAAGTAGTCAGCCTCTTTTTGTTGTGGATGGGGTGCCTATGGTATCGAGAAACAATTCTGCATTGAATTCCAACATTGCACCCGTCAACCCTATGGCTGATATCAACACCAATGACATCGAATCTGTTACAGTATTGAAGGATGCAGCGGCATCGGCGATCTACGGATCCAGGGGTGCTAATGGTGTAATTTTGATTACAACAAAAAGAGGGCAAGTGGGTAAGACCAAATTTAATGCGGGATATTACACGGGCATTTCTCAGATTAGCAACACACCTGAACTCATGTCTTCCAAACAGTGGATCGAATTCATGAACGTGGCTGCAGTAAATGATGGATTGGGCGAAAACTATTGGAACTCCACCTTGGGAGATCCTAATGACCCGAACTTACCAAATTATAATGCTTACGATTATATATTTAGAACCGGAATTACGCACAACGCCGATATTAGCATGCAAGGAGGAAATGAGAAAACTAAATTCTTCTTTTCCGGCAACTACTATAATCAGGAAGGTATTCAGGTAGGAACCAATTTTGAAAGAATGACGGCCAGAATGAACCTCGATCATTCAGTGAGTGATAAGGTAGGTATTGGTACCAATGTGATGGTAAGTCGTACCAATCATGAAAGAACTATCAACGAAAATGATGAATATGGTGTGGTGATCAATGCACAGGCTTGGGATCCTACGGCTCCACTTAAAGATGAGAATGGTGCTTATACCGATCCATTTTCATACAATGGTTGGTGGGCACTGGAAAACCCGTTGTACATCGCCGAGCAATATATCAATGACGGTACTACAGATAGAGTGCTGGCCAGTACATACCTAACAGTTGACATCATCAAGGGGCTTACATTCAAGTCTATGTGGTCTGTGGATGCCAGTGGTTTGACTGAAGAGTCGTTTACTCCTGCAGGTGGTAAAGAAACAGCAGTAGGCGAAGGAATTTATGCTACCTATGATCAGACTACCTGGTTAGGTGAAAACACCTTGACATACGATACTCATTTGGGTGCAGATCATCATTTGAATGTGATCGGTGGATATACCTTGCAGCAGTCCAGAGCCGAGTTTTCTGAAATTACAGGCAATGGGTTTCCTTCTAATAGAATCATCAAAATATCCTCAGCAGCTAATACTACTGGTAGTTCTGACGAGACTAGTTATGGTTTCCAATCCTTTCTGGGTAGAGTTAACTACGACTACAAGGGAAGGTATTTGGTAAGTGGTTCGGTAAGAGCAGACGGCTCATCTAGATTCGGGGCTAACAAAAAATATGGTGTGTTTCCTTCCGTTTCAGTCGGTTGGCAAATTTCCAATGAAGGCTTTATGGATGAAATTGTAGACGTAGTGAGCAACTTGAAACTACGGGCTAGCTATGGTACCATAGGTAATGCCGAAATTGGCAACTTTAGATGGAGAGGTGTGTACAACTTGTCTTCACCATACAATGGAAATGGTGGTTCTTCTCCAGATGTATTGGAAAATCCGGATCTTTCCTGGGAGAAAACAACCCAGCTAAATGTAGGACTTGATCTTGGTTTGTTTGATGGGCGATTTTCATTTACAGCCGATTACTTTATCAAAGATACCGAGGACTTATTGCTTGAAACTGATGTGCCGGGTGCTACAGGTTTTGCTTCGGTGACCTCCAATTTCGGTGGAATAAAAAATACCGGATACGAGCTTTCTGCTAATGCAGACGTGGTGAGAGCAGGTGATTTCACCTGGAATGTAAATGTGAATTTCACACAGCTGAAGAATGAAGTGATAGACGTGGTAAACGACGGACAGGTGGTAAGCCGAAACTTTGTGATTCAGGAAGGCAAACCGTTGAGTCAGTTGTTTTTGATTGAATATTTGGGTGTGGATCCACTTACAGGAGATGCGGTCTTCGAAGATATCAACAGTGACGGCCTGATCAACCTGGATGACCGTCAAGCTGTGGGGTCTGGTATTCCTACCCGTTTTGGTGGTCTCAACAACTCATTTTCTTTCAAAGGATTTACACTTGATGTATTCTTCCAATACTCTGGAGGAAACAAAATATTCAACCAAAGTAGACATGCGTATGAAAACTACGGTTCGTTGCAGAGTGGCATTCCTTATGGAAACCAGAGTGTAAACTCGTTGGATTACTGGCAGCAACCGGGTGATATCACCAATATCCCAAGGCCATCACTCACGAGCCCTAACGATACGGATGCTCAGTGGCAAAGATTCAGTACGCAATATTTGGAAGATGGTGAATTCGTTCGTCTAAAAAATGTAAAGCTGACTTACAACTTCCCAAGCAATTGGGTTTCAAAAATTGGATTGACGTCTGCTCGCTTATACGTGCAAGGAAGAAACTTGAAGACCTGGACCAAGTATTTAGGTTTCGATCCCGAAGTTTCAGCCAATATGAGCAGTCAGGGAGACCTGAATACACTGCAAGGTGAAGACTTCGGTACGCTGGGACAAGCCCGTACTTACAGTATCGGTATCAATGTTGGATTTTAA
- a CDS encoding PKD domain-containing protein: MKEIINNIKYFFFMALVATLVAGCEEEDEVIAPKAMFSISEESVLEELAEIEFINNSDEASSYLWSFGDGQTYVGKNATHVYENKGDYTVTLKANNDGQRELYSQSITIVGLVPTVAFTVADNDALKVAQAVVFTNETENGLSYSWEFGDADNSTSTEENPTFTYDAPGDYTVTLTATGSGGTSSASTTITVSPNNFELYFIDNDAGKLRKIDLNNPTIAVDVFDLPGFCMGLAYDATNEEFYYSDDDNGILYRNDLDGTAETSLVTGLNGPRAIALDIANSYAYVNEKTDNQITRVDLTDNSTITFYSDADDADFVAPVGLDIYNGDLYATAVEIDAETVWKGNITSIDLTRIVDYSAGGYGYGLAVDTVNGKVYFDDTDGSKILRCDTDGSNIEEVGTTADRVYGIAINAETGKYYAVDRNGVLKVANLDGTEESTLIDLAVDVRGLILRKAN, from the coding sequence ATGAAAGAAATCATTAATAATATAAAATACTTTTTCTTCATGGCGCTAGTGGCTACGCTGGTAGCAGGTTGCGAAGAGGAAGATGAGGTAATTGCCCCGAAAGCGATGTTCAGCATTTCGGAGGAAAGTGTATTGGAAGAATTAGCTGAAATTGAATTTATCAACAATTCTGATGAAGCAAGTTCATATCTATGGTCGTTTGGCGATGGCCAAACTTATGTGGGCAAAAATGCCACCCACGTGTATGAAAATAAAGGTGATTATACGGTAACACTAAAGGCTAACAATGATGGTCAGCGGGAGTTGTACAGTCAAAGCATCACTATTGTTGGCTTAGTACCAACTGTAGCATTTACTGTGGCTGATAATGATGCACTCAAGGTTGCGCAAGCAGTTGTGTTTACTAATGAGACTGAGAACGGCTTGAGCTATTCTTGGGAGTTTGGTGATGCTGACAATAGTACAAGTACCGAAGAAAACCCAACATTTACCTATGATGCACCTGGAGACTATACAGTTACACTTACCGCGACAGGTTCTGGAGGGACAAGCTCTGCCAGCACTACGATAACGGTTAGCCCGAATAATTTCGAACTGTATTTCATAGACAATGACGCCGGGAAACTTCGAAAGATTGATCTAAATAATCCAACTATCGCGGTGGATGTTTTCGATCTCCCAGGTTTCTGCATGGGATTGGCGTATGATGCTACAAATGAAGAGTTTTACTACTCTGATGATGACAATGGTATTCTTTATAGAAACGACCTAGATGGAACTGCTGAGACTTCTCTGGTAACAGGGTTGAATGGACCCAGAGCAATTGCCTTGGATATTGCGAATAGCTACGCCTATGTCAATGAGAAAACAGATAATCAAATTACTCGAGTGGATTTAACTGATAATTCTACCATCACTTTTTATAGTGATGCAGACGATGCGGACTTTGTGGCTCCTGTCGGCTTAGATATTTACAACGGAGATCTTTATGCCACCGCAGTAGAAATCGATGCCGAAACCGTGTGGAAGGGTAATATTACAAGCATTGATTTGACTCGAATTGTGGATTACAGTGCCGGTGGCTATGGTTATGGATTGGCAGTAGATACTGTGAACGGAAAAGTCTATTTCGATGACACCGATGGTAGTAAGATTTTGAGATGTGACACAGATGGATCAAATATCGAAGAAGTAGGAACCACCGCAGACCGTGTTTATGGTATTGCCATCAACGCTGAAACGGGCAAGTATTATGCAGTGGATAGAAATGGAGTGCTGAAAGTAGCCAATTTGGACGGAACAGAAGAGTCTACCTTGATCGATTTGGCTGTAGATGTACGTGGTTTAATTCTAAGAAAAGCTAACTAA